From a region of the Mycobacterium sp. SMC-8 genome:
- a CDS encoding acyl-CoA dehydrogenase: protein MSHYKSNVRDQVFNLFEVLGVDKALGQGSYSELDVDTAVEMLGEMARLAEGPIAASFEDGDRNPPVFDPKTHTVTLPESFKKSVRALVEGGWDKISVSEELGGMPMPRALSWALQEHILGANPAVYMYAMGAGFADIFYHLGTEEQKKWAKLAADRGWGSTMVLTEPDAGSDVGAGRTKAVQQPDGTWHIDGVKRFITSADSDDLFENIMHLVLARPEGAGPGTKGLSLFFVPKFHFDPETGEPGERNGVFVTNVEHKMGLKVSATCELSLGQHGVPAVGWLVGEVHEGIAQMFDVIEQARMMVGTKAIATLSTGYLNALAYAKERVQGADLTQMTDKTAPRVTITHHPDVRRSLMTQKAYAEGLRALYLFTATHQDAEVAKTLHGIEPDVAVKVNDLLLPIVKGVGSEQAYAKLTESLQTLGGSGFLQDYPIEQYIRDAKIDSLYEGTTAIQAQDFFFRKIVRDKGVALGHVAGQIEQFVKAETGNGRLKAERALLATALEDVQGMAASLTGYLMASQEDPKSIYKVGLGSVRFLMSVGDLVIGWLLQQQAAVAIEKLDGGATGDDRAFYEGKVAVASFFAKNFLPLLTSTRSVIENLDNEIMELDEAAF from the coding sequence GTGAGCCATTACAAGAGCAATGTTCGTGACCAGGTATTCAACCTGTTCGAGGTCCTCGGCGTCGACAAGGCGCTGGGCCAGGGCAGCTACTCCGAGCTGGATGTCGACACCGCGGTAGAGATGCTGGGCGAGATGGCCCGTCTCGCCGAAGGTCCGATCGCCGCGTCCTTCGAGGACGGCGACCGCAACCCGCCGGTGTTCGACCCGAAGACGCACACCGTGACCCTTCCGGAGTCGTTCAAGAAGTCCGTCCGCGCGCTCGTCGAGGGCGGCTGGGACAAGATCAGCGTCAGCGAGGAGCTCGGCGGCATGCCGATGCCCCGCGCGTTGTCCTGGGCCTTGCAGGAGCACATCCTCGGCGCCAATCCCGCGGTGTACATGTACGCGATGGGCGCCGGATTCGCCGACATCTTCTACCACCTCGGCACCGAGGAGCAGAAGAAGTGGGCCAAGCTCGCCGCCGACCGCGGCTGGGGCTCCACCATGGTGCTCACCGAGCCGGACGCCGGCTCCGACGTCGGCGCCGGACGCACCAAGGCCGTCCAGCAGCCCGACGGCACCTGGCACATCGACGGCGTGAAGCGCTTCATCACTTCGGCCGACTCCGATGACCTGTTCGAGAACATCATGCATCTGGTGCTGGCCCGCCCCGAGGGCGCAGGCCCGGGCACCAAGGGTCTGTCGCTGTTCTTCGTGCCGAAGTTCCACTTCGATCCCGAGACCGGCGAGCCCGGCGAACGCAACGGCGTGTTCGTCACCAACGTCGAGCACAAGATGGGCCTGAAGGTCTCCGCGACGTGCGAGCTCTCCCTCGGTCAGCACGGCGTCCCGGCCGTGGGCTGGCTGGTCGGTGAGGTCCACGAGGGCATCGCGCAGATGTTCGACGTGATCGAGCAGGCCCGAATGATGGTGGGCACCAAGGCGATCGCGACGCTGTCGACCGGTTACCTGAATGCGCTGGCGTACGCCAAGGAGCGCGTCCAGGGCGCCGACCTCACCCAGATGACCGACAAGACCGCTCCGCGCGTGACCATCACGCATCACCCGGACGTCCGTCGCTCGCTGATGACCCAGAAGGCTTACGCCGAGGGCCTGCGCGCGCTGTACCTGTTCACCGCGACCCACCAGGACGCGGAGGTCGCCAAGACGCTGCACGGCATCGAGCCGGACGTGGCGGTCAAGGTCAACGACCTGCTGCTGCCGATCGTCAAGGGCGTGGGCTCCGAGCAGGCGTACGCCAAGCTCACCGAGAGCCTGCAGACCCTGGGTGGTTCGGGCTTCCTGCAGGACTACCCGATCGAGCAGTACATCCGTGACGCCAAGATCGACTCGCTGTACGAGGGCACCACGGCCATCCAGGCGCAGGACTTCTTCTTCCGCAAGATCGTCCGCGACAAGGGTGTGGCCTTGGGCCACGTGGCCGGCCAGATCGAGCAGTTCGTCAAGGCCGAGACCGGCAACGGCCGGCTGAAGGCCGAGCGCGCGCTGCTGGCCACCGCGCTGGAGGACGTCCAGGGCATGGCCGCGTCGCTGACCGGCTACCTGATGGCCTCGCAGGAGGATCCCAAGAGCATCTACAAGGTGGGCCTGGGCTCTGTGCGCTTCCTGATGAGCGTCGGCGATCTGGTGATCGGCTGGCTGCTGCAGCAGCAGGCCGCGGTGGCCATCGAGAAGCTCGACGGTGGGGCGACCGGCGACGACCGCGCGTTCTACGAGGGCAAGGTCGCGGTGGCGTCGTTCTTCGCGAAGAACTTCCTGCCGTTGCTCACCAGCACCCGGTCCGTCATCGAGAACCTCGACAACGAGATCATGGAACTGGACGAGGCCGCCTTCTAG
- a CDS encoding SDR family oxidoreductase, whose protein sequence is MTKSVFITGAATGIGRATALLLAQRGYLVGGYDIDGDGVGLLAADIAAVGGRSVVGHLDVTDADEVAQRLAEFVDAAGGRLDVLINNAGLLNAGRFEEIPLPVHHREIEVNVKGVVNGLHAAFPYLKSTRDAVVVNLASASAIYGQAELANYSATKFFVRAITEALNLEWGRQGIRVIDMWPLYVNTAMTKDVTTGTTQSLGIRLTAQDIATDIVAAVEATWPRRLVAQVHFPVGVQAKALALGARFSPAWLTRLVNKGLAGG, encoded by the coding sequence ATGACGAAATCAGTGTTCATCACCGGAGCGGCGACCGGGATCGGGCGTGCGACAGCGCTGCTTCTGGCCCAGCGCGGGTACCTCGTCGGCGGCTACGACATCGACGGCGACGGCGTAGGGCTACTCGCCGCGGACATCGCCGCCGTCGGCGGCAGGTCGGTGGTCGGGCACCTCGACGTCACCGACGCCGACGAGGTGGCGCAGCGGCTGGCCGAGTTCGTCGACGCCGCGGGAGGCCGGCTCGACGTGCTGATCAACAACGCGGGCCTGCTCAACGCCGGTCGTTTCGAGGAGATCCCGCTGCCGGTGCACCACCGTGAGATCGAGGTGAACGTCAAGGGTGTGGTCAACGGACTGCACGCCGCGTTCCCGTATCTGAAGAGCACCCGCGACGCGGTCGTGGTGAACCTGGCGTCGGCGTCGGCGATCTACGGCCAGGCCGAGCTGGCCAACTACAGCGCCACGAAGTTCTTCGTCCGCGCCATCACCGAGGCGCTCAACCTCGAATGGGGACGCCAGGGGATCCGCGTGATCGACATGTGGCCGCTGTACGTGAACACCGCGATGACCAAGGACGTCACGACCGGCACCACCCAGTCGCTCGGCATCCGGCTGACCGCGCAGGACATCGCGACCGACATCGTCGCCGCCGTCGAGGCCACCTGGCCTCGCCGGCTCGTCGCGCAGGTGCACTTCCCAGTGGGTGTACAGGCCAAGGCCCTGGCGCTGGGGGCGCGGTTCTCCCCGGCCTGGCTCACCCGGCTGGTGAACAAGGGACTGGCGGGAGGCTAA
- a CDS encoding dihydrodipicolinate reductase, whose amino-acid sequence MGATTAVAVWGTGNMGTTAIRSLTRFPGLRLAGVITSAEAKAGTDAATLAGLGAPTGIAATTDVDAVLDGSDAVAYMASGDIRPEEALADIERCLRAGAHVVTPSLYSLYDPRSAPPEWLERLTAAAADGGAALLVSGVDPGWANDALAVTAAGLCTGINTITCQEIFDYSTYDQPYAVRVSCGFGGSMDETPMMLLPGIPTMVWGGNIRLIGRGLGLEIDEITEEVERLPLEEPVHNVMGHFEKGTQGAFFLRVIGWAGGRQRVVVEHITRIDPACAPYWPQPDQGVGDHRVIVDGDPQLTIVTRADVPGGTRADGGNATAANRLLGAISWLSGQKPGVYDGLDVPLHPPLPPDVEATRWS is encoded by the coding sequence ATGGGCGCGACAACGGCGGTTGCGGTATGGGGAACGGGCAATATGGGGACCACCGCCATCCGGTCGCTGACCCGGTTTCCGGGCCTGCGGCTGGCCGGGGTGATCACCTCGGCCGAAGCGAAGGCCGGGACGGACGCGGCGACTCTCGCCGGGCTCGGCGCGCCGACGGGCATCGCGGCGACCACCGACGTGGACGCGGTGCTCGACGGCTCCGACGCGGTTGCCTACATGGCCTCCGGCGACATCCGGCCCGAGGAGGCCCTCGCCGACATCGAACGGTGTCTGCGTGCCGGCGCCCACGTCGTCACCCCGTCGCTGTATTCGCTCTACGACCCCCGCTCCGCACCGCCGGAGTGGCTGGAGCGGCTCACCGCGGCCGCGGCCGACGGCGGCGCCGCCCTGCTGGTCAGCGGCGTCGACCCGGGCTGGGCCAACGACGCGCTCGCGGTCACCGCGGCCGGGCTGTGCACCGGGATCAACACCATCACCTGCCAGGAGATCTTCGACTACTCGACCTACGACCAGCCCTACGCGGTGCGGGTGTCCTGCGGTTTCGGCGGGTCGATGGACGAGACCCCGATGATGCTGCTGCCGGGCATCCCGACGATGGTGTGGGGCGGCAACATCCGGCTGATCGGACGCGGGCTGGGCCTGGAGATCGACGAGATCACCGAGGAGGTCGAGCGGCTACCGCTGGAAGAGCCCGTCCACAACGTCATGGGTCACTTCGAGAAGGGCACCCAGGGGGCGTTCTTTCTCCGCGTGATCGGCTGGGCCGGCGGCAGACAGCGTGTCGTCGTCGAGCACATCACCCGCATCGATCCGGCGTGCGCGCCGTACTGGCCGCAACCCGATCAGGGAGTGGGTGATCATCGCGTCATCGTCGACGGAGACCCGCAACTGACCATCGTGACGCGCGCCGATGTGCCCGGCGGCACCCGCGCCGACGGCGGCAACGCCACCGCGGCCAACCGGCTGCTCGGGGCGATCAGCTGGCTGTCCGGCCAGAAGCCCGGCGTCTACGACGGTCTGGACGTGCCACTGCACCCGCCGCTGCCGCCGGACGTGGAAGCCACCCGCTGGAGTTAG
- a CDS encoding TIGR03564 family F420-dependent LLM class oxidoreductase, with protein MQISMFGQISGLGGTPIDATIAYLAQLRDEGFARVWMSQLPYEPDLLTILAVALHEVDTIEAASGVVPIQNQHPMQLAQRALTVSLASGGRFILGLGMTHAAVTEGMWGIPWDKPVRRLNEYLDGLLPLLAGEPADAAGETVTTRGALVIPGAPRPDVYIAALGPQMLRLAGRRTSGTCTWMTGPKTLREHVSPTLRQAAADAGRPADAVRVVASLPVAVTDDVDGVRKQAAEQFAVYGTLPSYRAMLDREGYAGPEDAAIIGDEATVRDRIAELRDAGVDEFVGAAFDSSVEGRTRTRALLREVDSAG; from the coding sequence ATGCAGATCAGCATGTTCGGACAGATCAGCGGCCTCGGCGGTACTCCGATCGATGCGACGATCGCCTACCTCGCCCAATTGCGCGACGAGGGTTTCGCCCGAGTCTGGATGAGCCAGCTCCCGTACGAACCAGATCTCTTGACCATCCTGGCGGTCGCGCTGCACGAGGTCGACACGATCGAGGCCGCCAGCGGCGTGGTACCGATCCAGAACCAACATCCGATGCAGCTGGCGCAGCGCGCGCTGACGGTCAGCCTGGCGTCGGGCGGCCGTTTCATCCTGGGCCTCGGCATGACGCACGCCGCCGTCACCGAGGGCATGTGGGGCATTCCGTGGGACAAGCCGGTCCGCAGGCTCAATGAGTACCTCGACGGACTGTTGCCGCTGCTGGCCGGAGAACCCGCGGACGCCGCCGGAGAGACCGTCACGACGCGCGGGGCGCTCGTCATCCCCGGGGCGCCGCGCCCCGACGTCTACATCGCCGCGCTCGGACCGCAGATGCTGCGCCTGGCCGGCCGACGCACCTCGGGCACGTGCACATGGATGACCGGCCCGAAGACGCTGCGCGAGCACGTCAGCCCGACGTTGCGGCAGGCCGCCGCCGACGCGGGCCGGCCGGCTGACGCGGTGCGCGTGGTGGCGTCGCTTCCGGTGGCCGTCACCGACGACGTCGACGGGGTGCGCAAGCAGGCCGCCGAACAGTTCGCCGTGTACGGGACGCTGCCGTCGTACCGCGCGATGCTCGACCGCGAGGGTTACGCGGGTCCGGAGGACGCTGCGATCATCGGTGACGAGGCGACGGTGCGCGACCGCATCGCCGAGCTCCGCGACGCCGGCGTCGACGAGTTCGTCGGCGCGGCGTTCGACAGCTCCGTCGAGGGTCGCACCCGCACGAGAGCCCTACTGCGCGAGGTGGATTCGGCGGGGTGA